Below is a window of Neofelis nebulosa isolate mNeoNeb1 chromosome 8, mNeoNeb1.pri, whole genome shotgun sequence DNA.
CCTTCACCATCTAGACGATGGTGGAGCATCAGCAGAAGTAAAAATAGGAAGTCCAGATACATATAAAATCTCAgagttatatatttttgtgtgtgtacaagtTGCACAGTGTTTTTGAAGCTTTTCTCCACCTAGTCCATAATCTCACCTTATACTGGATAAAGTAGTTTTTTGTTAGGAGACCTTTACTGAAcaaagaagaatcagaaaaaagcTGAGAGTGGATTGGATTTGGATGCAGAAACTTAGGTCCATAGGAACACTAGGAGCTTAGGTTGAGAAACTTTACAATATAATAAAGCAATAGAAATCagttcttttctaaaaaaattattttgatgtttttactttttgatacATGCTGTAAAACAAATCTAACAAAAATATGATAACCATGTCTGTATGATATGCTTCAAATTCAAGTGATACTGTTCTGTTTCtaagttttgttatttattcatgGGCTGATTTCTCTTTAACCTTGCTAATTTCTTTAAAACCTTGATTTGATTAACTTGGCTAAATTATCTCTTTGGTTGTCCAGAAAGGGAAGGGGGGCGGTGCAAGGGGCATGAAGGCACTTTCTGGTTGGtggaaatgttctgtttcttggcttggggtggtggtggtgcttacacagatatatatatattagtcaCGGGTCAtcaaactgtatacttaaaatctgtgcattttatttatttatacattttgttatccaagttgattttttttagaatGGAGAAGAATAAAAGCTAAAACATTTTTTGACAAAATATTACATTCAattacttgaaagaaaaacatgtattatatatGAAATTACTGTTCAATCCTCTTGCCATTAATTTATCAgaaaaacatgcttttaaaaggtttttctttGTAGCCAGTTGGCAGTCATCTTTGAACAATGAGTAAccttgaatttacatttttacttattttggcaaaaaataatttaagtacactgtattttaaagttgctaacctcatttggaaaaattaataattttaaatagttggtataattttttttaaacatttaaacaaaaatgtctttgttttgttttgaattttcagAATTGGTTTTAGACCCTGGAATATTGAAACACAAGTGCTTCCTCTCATCTCTTCTGTGTTGCCAAGAACTATTTTTCCAACAAGTACCATATCTTTAGAAAATTTTGGTAAAGTTTGTGAAATGtttctctagtttttaaaaaattattagcttTTTTCGATATCCTAAAAAGTGTTAATGACTTAGAaaagctgtaaaaataaaatgtagatagTAAGTTCTATggatttctgtaaatatttggaCAGGCATTGACTTTTAAATTGTTCCagttagaaatttttttatttttattttttttaagaaattacatCTTCAATACTTTGAGGAACTGGTTAGAAGTCTCCTTTCTGTTTAGGGCTTCAGTGTCCAAaatgtagatctttttttttttttttttttttttttttaacgtttattttatttttgagacagagagagacagagcatgaacgggggaggggcagagagagagggagacacagaatcggaagcaggctccaggctctgagccatcagcccggagcccgatgcggggcttgaactcacggaccgtgagatcgtgacctgagctgaagtcggatgcttaaccgactgagccacccaggcgcccctaaaatgtagATCTTTAGAAGTTACATCTCCTATTAATTATGAACAAATAGTTTCAGTCTTTATATATTTGTGGATGACTCTTGTTTCCTCTTGTCTACGTAATACCAAGATGGTAGTTGTCAGaccaaacatattttcttttttttttttttacccctttaaATTGCCCACATGAATTCAAATCTTGTGATAACTCATTTCCATAGCATTAAAAGAACCAGATAAATACCTGCTGTTACTTAGATGTTAGTAGCTATGTGCTTATTCATAATTTGATTCATAAGTATATTTTGTTTCACTCTATTATAGACATGTATTTTATGCTAACATAAGCTGAAGCCAGACTATTATCATTTATTGAAACaaactttttactttaaaaaaatatatatcttaggTACCTCTTGCAAGGGATATGCATTAGCACATACtcaagaaggagaagagaagaagcaaACTTCTGGTACATCAAACACCAGAGGATCAAGACGAAAACCTGCAGCAACAACTCCTACAAGGAGATCTACACGTAATACAAGAGCTGAAACAGTCAGTCAATCCCAGAAATCCCCAGTATCAAATAATTCTGGGTGTGATGCCCCAGATAACAACAATCCATCTGTAAGTGTGTCCTCTTCAGCCATGTCAGAAAAGCAAACAAGACAGGCTCCAAAACGGAAGtctgtaagaagaggaagaaaacaacctTTATTGAAAAAGAAACTTCGGAGCTCTATACCTCTCCCTGAAAAATCATCTTCCAGTGATTCAGTAGATGAAGAAACAGCAGAATCTGACACACCACCTGTGTTAGAGAAAGAGCACCAATCAGATGCAGAAAGTAGTAACAGTTGTACTGTGCCAGCAAGTGTCGAAAATGAATCTGCTAATGGCTTGAGAAGTTGTAATGAACAGGTAGAAGAAAGTGAGGAACATACTGAGAACCATGATACAGAGGAAGCAGTGGAATCTTCATATTCTGAGTCTCATACCGAAGATACTTCTGTACTAGTTGGAGAGGAAGAGGATATTCAAAAAGTCGAAAATACAAGTGTAGAGGCTAATGTTTTGTGTTTAGAAAGTGAGACtcctaaaaatatttctggaaaaggAGGTGATCCATTGGAAAATCAAGACCAAACATCTGGACCTTCAGAATCAGAGGTAAAAGCAGACAAATGTACAGATTATCCTTCAAATGATCTTCCTACATGTTCAGGATCTGAAGTTGAAGTATACCAACCTGTACCAAGCTTAGATGAGTTACCAGAGAATTCAGAGTCAGTGGTTAATGAAGAAAAAGTTATGGAAAGTCCTATAGCAGAAATTGTTGATCATAAACATTCAACAGTAAAAACAGAACAGCTTGTAGATGGCCCCAAATTAGAATCTTCTGAGGGAAGAATTATACAAACAGTGAGCAAAAAATCCATAGAGGGCTCAgaggctcagttgcttgagcatgtTGAAACTGAAGATGTAGAAATAATTGCAACATGTGATACTTCAGAGAAAGAAAGTTTGAATAGTATTCAAGactctgaaaataatttattaaaaaataatcttaacacCAAATTAGACAAATCTTTAGAAGAAAAGACTGAATCTCCTGTTGAACATTCCAGATCTACAGAATTGCCTAACACACACATTGAACAAATTCAGAAGCATTTTAATGAGGACAACAATGAAATGATACCTATGGAATGTGATTCATTTTGCAGTGACCAGAATGAATCTGAAATTGAACCTCCTGTAAATGCTGATACCACACAATTGAATGAAAATTCTGTGGAGCACAGTTCTCAAAATAATATGCCATCTTCTGATCCTGCAAATGGAAAGGCTGAAACTGTATCTCGGCCATCTGAAAGCCCAGTAGATGTGATGGAGAAAGCCAAAAAGCCTCGTACCCGAAGATCTAGATTTCACTCCCCATCTACAACTTGGTCTCCCAACAGAGACACTGCACGAGAAAAGAAGCGATCTCAGTCTCCATCTCCcaaaagagaaactggaaaagaaagcagaaagtcTCGATCACCATCTCCCAAGAAAGAATCTGCAAGAGGACGTAGAAAATCTCGTTCTCAGTCCCCAAAGCAGGAtattggaaaagaaaggagacGATCTCAGTCTCGATCTCCAAAAAGAGATAGCACGAAGGAAGGCAAAAGATCTGCATCACTCTCCCCCAAAAGAGACACTTCGAGAGAAAACAGAAGATCTCAGTCAAGAGTGAAAGATTCCTCCCCAAGAGAAAAATCCAGGTCtcggagcagagaaagagaaagtgatagAGATGGGTCACGGAGAGATCGAGATCGAGAAAGAAGAACCAGGAGATGGTCTAGGTCCAGATCTCGTTCGAGGTCACCATCAAGATCTAGAACAAAAATTAAGAGTTCATCATTCAGTAGAAATGACAGAGACACTTACTCTCCTCGGTGGAAGGAAAGATGGGCAAATGATGGTTGGAGATGTCCACGAGGAAATGATCGGTACAGAAAGAAtgatccagagaaacagaatgaaaatacaagaaaagaaaaaaatgacatcagtCCAGATGCTGAGGATCCAAATTCTGCTGACAAACATAGAAATGACTGTCCCAGTTGGGTAAcggaaaaaataaattctgggcCTGATCCAAGGACCAGAAATCCAGAAAAGTTAAAAGATTCTCactgggaagaaaacagaaatgaaaattcaggGAATTCTTGGAATAaaaactttggttcaggttggaTGTCTAACCGTGGTAGAGGTAACCGTGGCAGAGGCACTTACAGAGGTGGTTTTGCCTATACAGATCAGAATGAAAATCGGTGGCAAAACCGAAAACCCCTCTCAGGGAATTCAAATAGTTCAGGGAATGAGTCTTTCAAGTTTGTGGAACAGCAACCCTATAAACGGAAAAATGAGCAAGAGTTCTCATTTGATACACCGGCAGATAGATCTGGGTGGACATCTGCATCTAGTTGGGCTGTGAGAAAGACTCTACCAGCAGATGTACAAAACTATTACTCAAGACGAGGGAGGAATTCCTCAGGTCCACAATCTGGATGGATGAGACAAGAAGAAGAAGCAACTGAACAAGGTAACATACTGTGTTTATTTAGTAACACTTTTATTTGAGGAAAGggattataaatttaaaacttcatatATATGAATTGTAATGATCTGTACTTACAGTTTAATAATGTTAAATCCCATTTAACAAGTCACTttgcattatataaatatatacatatatgtcagtatttattgccttttttacTGCCCCTTCCTCCAATCTTGTCAAAGGCTTAACTAGGTTAAGTACAGTTGGCTACAATAGAAgaacttgggattttttttaatttaaattcaagttagttaccatatagtgtagtattggttttcaagaatagaatttagtgattcatcacttacatacaatatccagtgctcatcacaattgccctctttaatacccatcacccatttagcctatacCCCCACCTaacacccctctagcaaccctcagtttgttctctttaagagtctcttatgggggcacctgggtggctcagttggttaaacgtctgatgttggctcgggtcgtgatctcacagctcatgaattcgagccccacatcaggctctgtgctgataattcagagcctggagcctactctggattctgtgtctcctctctctgtgccgccccccaccgcccccccccccccccccacaacccctgcctgccccgctcatgctctgcctctctttctctcttagaaatgaatgttaaaaaaaaaaatgagtctcttatggtttgcctccctttctgggtttgtttttttttttttttttttaaatgtttgtttatttttgagacaatgcaagaggcagagtgcaagcagcagaggggcagacagagggagacacagaagctgaaacgggctccaggctctgagctgtcagcccagagccagatgcggggcttgaacttgcgaaccatgagatcataacctgagccgaagtcggacgcttaaccgactcagccactcaggtgccctaaagcctccctttctgtttttatcttattttacctctcctttccctgtgttgatgttttctttcttaaattccacatataagtgaaatcatatgatatttgtctttttctgactgatttcgcttcacataatactctccagttccatccatgttgttgcaaaatggcaagatttcattctttttgatcactgagtaatattccattgagtattccatgaatattattcagtgatatcaaactgagggttgctggaggggtgttgggtggagggatgggctaaatgggtgctGGGTTAAAGTAATaagggcacttatgatgagcactagatattgtatataagtgatgaatcattaaattcttttccttctttatccattcatcagtagatggactttgggctctttccataatttggctattgttgatagcactgctataaatattggggtacatgtgccccttcaaatgagcatttttgtttcctttggataaatacctagtagtgcagttgcggTCAtaggatagttgtatttttaactttttgaggaacctccatactgttttccagagtggctgtaccagtttgcattcccaccaacagttcaaaaggattccccttttctctgcatcctcgccaacatctgttgttgcctgagtttttcatgttagccattctgacagatgtgaggttatatctcgttgtggttttgatttgtatttccctgatgatgaatgatgttgagcatctatcttttcatgtgtctgttgaccatttggatgtcttctttggagtaaagtctgttcatgtcctctgcccatttcttcactggattatttattttttgggtgttgagtttgatgagttctttatcgattttggatactagccctttatccaatatgtcatttgcaaatatcttctcccattagttttttttattgtttccttcatggTGTAGGAgacttttttatcttgatgaagtcccaggagttcagttttgtttttgtttccctagcCTCTGACGAAATGTCTAgcaagaagttgctacagctgaggtcaaagaggttgctacctgtgttctcctctaggattttgatggtttcctgtctcacatttaggtctttcatctattttgaatttatttttatatatagtgtaagaatatggtccagtttcattcttttgcatgttgctgtctagtttacCTAACACCGCTTGTCGAAGAGatcatctttttttccattagatgttctttcctgttttgttgaagattagttgaccatatagttatgaatccatttctaggttttctgttctgtttcattgatctttgtgtctgtttttgtgccagtgatgattgcagctttgtaatacagcttaaagtctggaattgtgatgcctcctgctttgctttgctttttttcaagattgctttggctactggggtctttttctggttccatacaaattttagaattgtttgttctagctctgtgagaaatgctttgttttgatagggattgcattgaatgtgtagtttTTTTGGTAGCatcgatattttaacaatattcttccaatccatgagcatggaatgtttttccattttgtctcttttccagtttctttcataagtgttctatagtttcaGAGTACAGATGTTTTACGTCTTAGGTTAAGTTTATTCATAtgtatcttacggtttttggtgcaattgtaaatgggatcgattccttgatttctctttctgctgcttcattattggtgtgtagaaatgcagcagatttctgtacattgatttgatatcctatgactttgctgaattcgtgtattgGTTCTGGTAATTATTTGGTGGAGTCTCTTGGGtgttctacatagagtatcatgtctcctgcaaatagtggaagtttgacttcttccttaccagtatagatgccttttatttctttttgttgtctgattgctgaggctaggacctccggtactatgttgaacagtagtggtgagaatggacatctctgtcatattcctgaccttaggggaaaagctctatttttccccattgaggatgatattagctgtggttctttcatatatggcttttatgttcttgggtatgttccttctatccctactactttgagggtttttatcaagaatggatgctgtattttgtcaaatggtttttctgcatctattaagaagatcatatggttcttaccctttattaatgtggtgtatcatttGATTGATTtccgaatattgaaccagccctgcagcccagtaataaatcccacttgatcatggtgaataattcttttaatatgctgtttggattcagtttgctagtatcttgttgagattttgcatccatgttcatcagggatattggactgtaattctcctttttagtgaggtgtTTGTCTGGATTTGAAATCAAgataatgctagcctcatagaatgaatttggaagtttttttccatttcttttttttttggaacagtttcagaaaaataagtattaactcttctttaaatgtttggtagaattcccctgggaagccatctggcctcaTACTCTTCTTGttagatttttgattactgtttccatttctttgctggttattggtctcttcaaattttctgtttcttcttgtttcagttttggtagtttagtttctaggaatttatccatttcttccagattgcccagtttgttggcttataattgctcataatattctcataattgtttgtatttctggagtgttggttgtgatctcttctctttcattcgtgattttatttatttcagtcctttctcttttctttttgataaatctgggtAGAGGTTATCAatgttgttaattctttcaaggaaccaactcctagtttcattgatctgttctgatgttttctgatttctatatcatttatttttgctctaatctttattatttcccttagaAGAATTTGGGAGGTTCTTGTGTAAGATTTAACTttgatatcttaaaaaaaattttttttaatgtttgtttattttgagagagagggtgagcaagcggggagaggggcagagagagagcgagagcgagcgacaGGCCcaagcagacagggagagagggagagagacaatcccaagcgggctctgtgttgtgagtgcagagcccaacacagggctcagtcccatgaaccatgagatcactacttgagttgaaaccaacagtcagatgcttaactgactgggctccccaggtgtcccaactttgatttcttttatctcaGATGTGCACACTTGAATTTTTTTGATCATTGTTCTCATATAAATAAGTTAGCCTTCTAATAATGATTTATCTTTCCTTGGCTTTTCTTATTAAGAACATTGCAAGAAAAaagctttgttaaaaaaaaaagataaaaagttacTCTTGTAATTTAGCAACCtgattagattaaaaaaatttttttaatgtttatttatttttgagagagaccgagacagaatgtgagcgggttagagagagggagacacagaatccgaagcaggctccaggctctgagctgtcagcgcagagcctgacgcagggcttgaactgacgagctgtgaaatcatgacctgagctgaagtcagacactcaacagactgagccacccaggtgccccacctgatTAGATTTTATATGATTACTTCTTTAGTAAGTTTCTTGAGGTACTGATTCTTTGGTAATGTTGAACCAACATGAACCTGCtcttaataataattttagttgAATGCTTCTTTTAACCAGTCCACGTTATTTAGAAAGATAGGATTAGACTAAATGATTAGAGATTGGTGTTCTGAGTCTGTTAATTGCTGTTGACTCTTACTATAACCAGTGGTTCTTTGCTTCTCTAAAGaaattttaacatgattttttattataagccttttttcttttgatagatTCTAACCTAAAAGACCAAACAAACCAACATGGAGATGGTTCCCAGCTACCTATAAATATGATGCAACCACAAATGAATGTAATGCAGCAACAAATGACTGCACAGCAGCCGCCTATGAATATCTTCCCATATCCAGTGGGTGTTCACGCTCCTTTGATGAACATCCAGCGCAATCCATTTAACATTCATCCTCCGCTACCCTTGCATCTGCACACAGGTGTGCCTCTCATGCAGGTAGCTGCTCCTACAAGTGTATCTCAGGGACTGCCAccgccaccaccccctcccccaccatcccagCAAGTCAGCTACATTGCTTCACAGCCAGATGGAAAGCAATTGCAGGTATGTTTTTAGCATCTAAAGTGTAATCAACATAGTCGCTATAAGAATTTAACTGTTAGCAACAGATGTTCAAAAGAGGGTTTCCTGGCATCCCCAAACAATTATTCGATTAGGTTTACGGTAAACTTTCATAGCCCCTCTTCACTGTCCTTCTTCAAACCTCCCACTcttcaaataaaatgaattggaTGCATATTATTGAACCAAAGCTACATATATGCTGTTGTTTATGTCCAAACAGGTTTGTTTTTTCAGGTTAAGACAAAATTTTGAGAATCAAATGAtgggtgttttaaaataattcttaatttatTGGACTTTTTAGGGGGTGGGAACTTGTGGTGATGCTTTTATTGTCTTGTTGGGACAAACGCCAGAGAAAGCTGTTCATTATCCATTACTGTCTGTATTTCATGTTCACGAGTTTACCATGTTCAAAAAAAAGAAGTGCCTCTGAGGCATATAGAAATTTGAATAATACTTTGTAAACACTGTGTTCCTTATAGTTCTGTGCCTGCATTTCACAAATTCTAGAATCCTGATAGTGTATAATTGGAAGATAAGGGGGATAGGGTTCTAGAATTTGGGACCTCATACATTTTTCTGCTGTCAGCTCTCTGCAAGCTATTTGACTTCACTGTCTCCTTTTCTTCCGTCTTTAAAGTGGGGGCACACACTTTAGTTAATTTTCAGAAAGAGCCTTTTGGAAAAGATAACTTTTTTAAGtgctattcttttccttcttgttgCTTTTAGTGTTGCTGTCAGAACATCACAAGtcacatgtgtaatttaaaaGTCACTTGACATATTTACATAGGTCTCTGTTTGagaatgttacttatttttcttcagagTCCTTTAGATATACATGACCTGAAATACGAATTTTGActcactttgaattttttttgttatttctaataTATGGCTAAAAGAATACAGTAATTCATTAACTAATGATAACTCTTTAAAACAGGGCGTTCCTAGTGCTTCTCATGTAAGTAATAACATGAGTACACCAGTCTTGCCTGCTCCGACCGCAGCCCCAGGAAATTTGGGAACAGTTCAGGGACCAAGTTCTGGTAATACTTCATCATCAAGTCACAGCAAAGCCTCTAATGCTGCTGTAAAATTGACAGAAAGCAAAGTAAGTGTTACAGTGGAAGCCAGCGCAGATAGCTCGAAGACAGACAAGGCAAGTTCAAGGTTGAGAGCAACCTACATAATTCTGTATAtgctaaagatgaaaaaataaattatatattgtataattggTAAAGGGAATTTACTGTTGATAGTCTTGAATTCCAATGCTATTTGAAGGGTTCTGTCTAGATATGTTGATGCCCAGTGAGTTACTggtaatatttcataattatttttagaaatgtttggtATGTGTGTTAATAACTTTTGTATTCATGACATTATTTGAAGAATTCCTTGAAATAATGTAAAAGTgaggtgtttttaatttcatattttaaaagaaatttttttaaagtatgtgggcaaataataattatactttttCCTCTTACCAGAAATTACAAATCCAAGAAAAAGCAGCACAGGAGGTAAAATTGGCCATTAAGccattttaccaaaataaagatATCACCAAGGAAGAATATAAAGAGATTGTACGGAAAGCAGTAGATAAAGTAAGTTCTAGCTTTAGCAGAGTTATATATGTAATTGTTTTGAATCATCTCTATTTTAATAAAGGAATGCTTAAgtctaattaaaataataaccacTAACTTCTAATTCTGGTCTGCTTTTCTGCCTTTTGAGTAAGATCATATGAGATATGGAACATATAAAAATGTCTGATTATCTCTTTGGGGTTGGTTTTCACAAATCTTTCCATTTTGCTTTAATCCTTATAAAGTATGAGAAAAATATTCCCCTTTTTTCGTAGGTTTGTCATAGTAAAAGTGGAGAAGTAAATTCTACTAAGGTGGCAAATCTGGTTAAAGCCTATGTAGACAAATACAAATATTCACGGAAGGGAAGCCAAAAGAAAACCCTGGAAGAACCTGTGTCCACCGAAAAAAACATAGGTTGAAATGGGGAGCACTgtaaaggacactatcaagataTCTGCAAAGTGCAATTTCAACTTGTACCTTTAACTGAAAATCATACATAACTGTGATTGAAATTTGgttttgataaaattattttttttaatgtagaatatAAAGTTTTGTTCTAAATAAATATAGTTCTGCACTGCAACTTCTTTATCCTTTCCTCCTCCCGAAAATGAAAGCAATTCAAGGGAAAGTAAAGGGGTTAAAGGAGTGTGCATTTTTACTAGGACTCTTATAGTGTGGATACTGGAAGATGTACAGCTTTTTGATTTGAACAATGGAGTGCATAAATTAGAGTCTTCTAAGTGCACTGGTTttggaaaagatatatataatacatttattctGTCAGgctaaaaataaagtatgaatgaTCTTTATGATTTTTCCCTTTATAGAAAGTTAAATAATGTATTACCATGAAGAATATTTCTAATAACAGAATATACCAGTTGCAGGGTTcctaatgtgtatttttaaaacacacgtCTGAATAAATTGCTTAGATAGAAAACAGATTATCACCTGAGTAAAATTCAGTGTTCAAAACTTTGGAACACTGTTACTGAATCACCAAATAAAGGTTAtgctgcttgtttttcttttgtgccttttttccccaccaaTTGAAATGAAGCAGTTTGATTTGCTAGATTTACAATTTTGGAAGTCTAAAACTCTTTGTGGAATTTAGAAGAACAGTTTGGAAAAAGTgttgactttataaaaattatgtactTTCATGATATCTTCTACCTGTCAGAGAAATGATAAATTATCTGTGCCAACTGGAGAATTGCAGTTGAGTGGTGACCCTGCCTTCCTTGGGATGAAGGTAGAATTATGAGACGCACTTCAGTGGCTTTCATTGGCTCATCTATCTAATCactaatgaatttctttttacaCTTGAGAAGTATCCAAATGCTTTACAGTGAGTAAAGTGTTAATTAGGTGACCATATGGTGGCCATTAACCATGTTGCAAAATTCTAGACATTAAAACCTTGGTTTTGGAAAGGGAGAGGACTTAATGGAGTCTTGGTTAGGCTTTCAGGGACTAGGGatttgattgtcttttttttaaata
It encodes the following:
- the SCAF11 gene encoding protein SCAF11 isoform X3, coding for MKKKTVYTLNVGDQEYEDMEEKEVGFPESCNHVFCMTCILKWAEVLASCPVDRKPFQAVFKLSALEGCVKVQVKRQLRETKDKKNESSFKKPLFYRENSKSCMRRKVIKEDLLCAKLYDLKMTHRNPTHSEMEGKKNAAIKINKPRRSNQCTSQCFRNFFSNMFSSSNHIGESSFTCRTYCTEFIEVNEMNTLIRQKRQELELSWFPDTSPGIGRIGFRPWNIETQVLPLISSVLPRTIFPTSTISLENFGTSCKGYALAHTQEGEEKKQTSGTSNTRGSRRKPAATTPTRRSTRNTRAETVSQSQKSPVSNNSGCDAPDNNNPSVSVSSSAMSEKQTRQAPKRKSVRRGRKQPLLKKKLRSSIPLPEKSSSSDSVDEETAESDTPPVLEKEHQSDAESSNSCTVPASVENESANGLRSCNEQVEESEEHTENHDTEEAVESSYSESHTEDTSVLVGEEEDIQKVENTSVEANVLCLESETPKNISGKGGDPLENQDQTSGPSESEVKADKCTDYPSNDLPTCSGSEVEVYQPVPSLDELPENSESVVNEEKVMESPIAEIVDHKHSTVKTEQLVDGPKLESSEGRIIQTVSKKSIEGSEAQLLEHVETEDVEIIATCDTSEKESLNSIQDSENNLLKNNLNTKLDKSLEEKTESPVEHSRSTELPNTHIEQIQKHFNEDNNEMIPMECDSFCSDQNESEIEPPVNADTTQLNENSVEHSSQNNMPSSDPANGKAETVSRPSESPVDVMEKAKKPRTRRSRFHSPSTTWSPNRDTAREKKRSQSPSPKRETGKESRKSRSPSPKKESARGRRKSRSQSPKQDIGKERRRSQSRSPKRDSTKEGKRSASLSPKRDTSRENRRSQSRVKDSSPREKSRSRSRERESDRDGSRRDRDRERRTRRWSRSRSRSRSPSRSRTKIKSSSFSRNDRDTYSPRWKERWANDGWRCPRGNDRYRKNDPEKQNENTRKEKNDISPDAEDPNSADKHRNDCPSWVTEKINSGPDPRTRNPEKLKDSHWEENRNENSGNSWNKNFGSGWMSNRGRGNRGRGTYRGGFAYTDQNENRWQNRKPLSGNSNSSGNESFKFVEQQPYKRKNEQEFSFDTPADRSGWTSASSWAVRKTLPADVQNYYSRRGRNSSGPQSGWMRQEEEATEQDSNLKDQTNQHGDGSQLPINMMQPQMNVMQQQMTAQQPPMNIFPYPVGVHAPLMNIQRNPFNIHPPLPLHLHTGVPLMQVAAPTSVSQGLPPPPPPPPPSQQVSYIASQPDGKQLQGVPSASHVSNNMSTPVLPAPTAAPGNLGTVQGPSSGNTSSSSHSKASNAAVKLTESKVSVTVEASADSSKTDKKLQIQEKAAQEVKLAIKPFYQNKDITKEEYKEIVRKAVDKVCHSKSGEVNSTKVANLVKAYVDKYKYSRKGSQKKTLEEPVSTEKNIG